In Spodoptera frugiperda isolate SF20-4 chromosome 3, AGI-APGP_CSIRO_Sfru_2.0, whole genome shotgun sequence, the genomic window TCCAGTCTTAGGAAAGAGGAGTATAGACGACCATTTGGTATCACCAATAAAGGAGAAAcccaaaataaatagaaagatgATGCATAGAAATCATTTCAAGACAGGACATTTAAAAATTCATAGTCTAGACAAGAATAGTAAAGAATTTCATCGGAAGAATCGGCTGGAACTGTATCAGAAGTTTGAGAAGCTATTAATCACGTAAGTACCTATGAATGTATTGCAAGTCTATTGAAATATCAACAGGTCTCTTTTTTACTAATTTTTGCAGACTAATAGTGATTAAGGCTGCCTCTAGATTAGAATACgacaaaattttccaaaaaataataagaaatattatgttGACTGCGTTTTTGCTGTTTTCTATATGTCTCAAAACTTCGTGTTGTTTAGTACACGGTTAAGAGAGTAATGACAATCACAATGtctgttttaatatttgtttcttttaattcCATGTTTATGATTACAAAGTATGTAATCAtctattaagtattttaacattaatcTTCCTCCCATTTAAAATCCTTGATCCCAATTTCAACCCATTAACTTCAACCAAACACAAAAGTTGTACAGAACACCCCAGCGAAGGTTAGATGCTTAGCGTGTAATGTGTTCGCCACAATAAAGCATTTCTAAACAGCTTAACGTAATCTGTGCAGGATGGGACGAGACGGGCGTCAGTGCGTTCTTTATAAACTATGCGAGGCGGCGCAGCGGGCTCCGAGGCAGGGGACATTCTTGCAAGAATTCCTCAGGGCTGTGTTCACGTGAGTATCGATTTTCTCACTTATGTTGTATTCTGGACTGGTATTGCGAAGAATCTCTCTCTTCTCTCGTTAGCCTCCTCTTAACTGGATTTTTGGATTTTTATTGAAGTTAATAACCAGGATTGGTGTATGGATTTTTGGTCTAGAATTGGACTTCTTTTTCGATTGTGCTAGAAGTGTCTAAGACAAAAAGCGGACTGATAGGTTCCCCATTTGGTCTTAGGCTCAATTTTCAATACCTATGGTaaacgtcttccggctgatgatgatgatgatgatattgtatattttatagtaaGGGACAGGAAAATTTATAAGTGTACTTGACCAAGGTGTTAAGTACATTCGTAAGAGATACTAGGCAAGGAACTCAGTTGCGATTTAAGAGTCAAAAAGTTATATAACGTAGCTACAACAACTGAGAATTGGGCCAAATTAATatgtatctatttttaaatgtcttaAAGTTGACTTTTGACATGTTTTTAATGATTCCAGGTTACCAAAAGGTACAGAGTTTAACAAGGAAGAACACAGGGAGTATGACAAAGCTCATGTTGCGAACGTTGACTGCGTGGCGCGATACCCTGGCTGTGAAGAAGTACATGAatctaatttgaaataaattttaagtttagatttggtttatttatttattgtaggcCATTTATTTGGTTTCttatggtataacccggtaaacgaacagacggatcacctgatggtaagcaatcgtcaccacGAACGGACaaccaaaacaccagaggcgttacaagtgcgttgccggacttttgggggttaggaatttaaaggttgttgtggaattggggattgggaagggtggtaattgggcctccggccacacaatgaaacacaacgccagctttgtttcacgtcggttttctgtaaggctgtggtatcactccggtcgagccagtccattcgtgccgaagcatggctctcccactgcCAATGATTTTGGGTTGCCAATCAcgtaatgataataatatatgtctagcttacacacacacacaacgtcacgcctttttatccccgaaggggtaggcagaggtgcacatgcacattacggcacgtaatgccgctatacaatgtacacccacttttcaccattttgtgttataagtcccatgtaatagggggtgagcctattgccatatcctggacacaattccagactccgtgctactaccgagaaattttcgaaaatccgataaaagcccagtaatactttgcccgacccgggaatcgaacccaagacctcttgttcggcagtcgcacttgcgaccactcgaccaacgaggcagtctatctTACACTACTCTAGATACAGAAATATATCGAAAGTTGTTTTATTAGTTGGAGCTCTCTGGACAAAAATTTCGGTAGCCATGTTGTTTTGGCTATATAAAACACAGCCGTCATTAACGCAGCTTTTTGAAACTGCTTCCGATTATAGCGTTAAAGTAAATGTTGCTTAACACGATCCAGTGGTAACATGTTGCATAAATTTTTTcaacataataacaaaatttataCGAGGTTTATGTATGAAGTTTCCTGATTAATCATCATAGGAGGATCCTCCTTTATTTAAGGAGGTTTTTGGGGTATTTGTAGCTACTGtagattttttgcttttttatgtttatctaCATACATCTTATGTAAGagtaaagaattttgaaaaccaAAAAAGCCAATAATATTCACGTCTAATGGAATTTCTCGAAATTAGTATTCTAATACTAGGAAACTACAAATAACCCAACtttatggagaaaaacgagtaAGAAACATAACGTTGTATGTAATCTTTTTCTAAATTCATTAAAATGCATGTTACTAACATAAAATACGTGCATATGATTGAACTGTTCGTGTATTCTGTTTGTAAGTGGCCGACAGTTTACTAGTTAGGCTAGGCGACAGGTTAGCTGTGACTAACCTTCATTATGATCTAGTTGCAAAACACTCGATGCTACTAACTTGTCCCTTGGCTTCGTGTGTTGTCTGCCAAATTAATTTTGCGTTTTTACTGAGATGAAATGTTTTAGACATAATTTATTCCGAAGGCTATTTGTTGCAGTGGTTGGGACTTCTGATTTGGTAGTTTACATATTTCGACATtcagacatattattatgaatagtATTTTTTGGGGATGAATTGACTGCATCGTTGGCCGAGtcgttgcaagtgcgactgctgggcaaggggggACTCGGgacgataaaaaaaaagaaaaagaaatacaattgTTTTTAACGAACAATTAAGCCATCTCCACGCAATTCTATTTATGTTAACAATCAGAAACGCAATTACAGTCATATTTTAACggttaattattaaatgtagttAGCGCAGCGTTTTCGTTGAATCGGTAACATAAATATGAGGGAGAGTAAtgtgaataaatgttattaattatttgctATTTAAAGTTACgtgattttgtttgtaattaaatatttaccttaatattttgttattatacctACTGTTTATTAATACGAGTTAAAACATCACGTTGAGTTTTTAGGGTTGAACTTTAATTATATGTTTTCTTTGAGTTGTAAATCTGTACAAACGTTTATACTACAAAGCTTTTTATTCtcttgtatttataaaattaatactaagCTCTACACTCTCTACTAAGAATTAGTAAGTATGGAGAAGAAACACTGCTTAATGCACCCCATGTTTtcaaaaaatcatccaatgatttttcttACCCTGGGCggggcgagagagagtgtcaaactcttattgactaaaaaccataccatccttactcctgcttttcgacccggagccctggtaaacccagTGGTTAGTACGCAGCGTTTAATGTaccctataaaataaataggtctTAATAACGATCGTGAAGCATTTACaataaatagtttcataataattaattctatcTAACAATAAATGTTTCTACAAACTCTTTAAAACCCTTGTCAGACTTTTAACTACCAGGACGTCAGAGAGTAAAGAATCCTAATACTTCCTACCCAAGGTCTTACGaacataatttaaacataatattaaataaagcaAAAGCTATTTGAGTACTTTTCTTACGTTGTTTTTTCCTACTTGAAATTCCTTCCTGTGTAgagaacatttttaatatatttttcattttccgCTTGTAAACATCGGGTTTCTCTATCAAGTGGCTGAGATTGGATGCTCGAGTATTTTTttcttggaatattttattcaaagtgTTTTAGAAATATTAGTCTGTGAGTTATGTGGGGAATATGGTTTTATGTGTCAGTTAATGGAACTTAAAATCGTGCTtctttttgtatgatttttcgGTAGAacggttttttatggtataaaccggtaaacgaaccggatctcctgatggtaatcaTGACACCCGTAATACCAGAGGCCGGACTTACAAGAGCGTTGTTGGTATTTTGGAGGTTAAGAATATTCTAAGGATttttggggattcggggataaACTCACACGacgaacgaaacacaacgcgtgcgttgtttcacgtcgtatTTTGTAGAACTGTGATAGCACACCGATCCAGCTGGGCAATTCGTcccgaagcatggcactcccatGCTTATGAACTATCTGCCTTCAAAAGCCAAAGTGCaaaacctccattttttaaatcGTGTTATATACCTAATTCTTGTAAGTcggaaaaatactatgctgtaacaaaatctttttagccatacgcgagataatcgcacacaaacatacatacacacagagGTCAAACTGACAACCTCTCTTTTTTGGAGTCGATTAAAAATAACGCACAAACCGACaaacaatattcaaaataagggtcagtttatactccTTGGCACTTTTCATTAGCATGTTTCTCAAAAACAATTTGTCGTTATTTGCACAAAGGTTTAAATTTTATGCAAATATGTTAAGTACGTGAGCCATTGTTTCAGTATGCATGTCAGTCGTTTCTTGGAATTTGGAAAGGGTAACATTCTTTGAAGAGTTGTACCGTTGTAAGTATATAATCTTAATCAAGCTTATTTACTGGTTAAATTAGTTAATTTGGAtgtaaaaacattgaaaaacagtttttttttattgacaatcAATCTTAAGAGCGGTCTAGTCGGCCGCTTGAATTTACTTATCAGTGTAGCAAATATACATGCTGTTCCACCCTACAAGTGTGCAAGTAAAATATACACATTACATATTCATCAAATAGTAGAATGAAGATATTTTTCTCCGCGGGGAAGGCGACCCCGGGAGATATGAACAATTATTCTTAGTTGACAATGAACTTAAATgattaatagtatttatttcttaagtaCTAGTTTTGATATGGATAACTCTTTTTGTTAATCATGGCATAAGTAAGTATGAAGTAAgtacggttagcgcggtggctgggtaaccggctgccgcgaaACGTGtattgtagcgggttcgattcccgtacggagcaattTTTGTGTCattgacaaattgttgttttcggtatcatgtgtatgtgaatttgtatgtttataaacgcacccacgacacaaaacaaaatacttgtgaggggcaacgtttctttttttaaaaagctttGCTTTGTTTTTGCAGAATAATATGAAACCGTTCGTCTTATTACTTTTGATAAATCTAATCTCTTTTGAAATCAAAGCAAATGTAACATCATCAGAGGAATTGCTATATAAAGATGTTCACCTTGATCAGCCTACTAAATTATTGTCAAGAAGGAAAAGGTTCCTGATCTTTCCCGATGGAAGCTCATTTCAAATAGGTAGGTGGAACAATCTTCTATGCTGTGGGTAAGATTAATGTAATaggattgcacggttggtgcagtggctggcaCTGGCTGTCTTGCAACGTGAggctggttcgattcctgtacggagcaactatttgtgtgatgcataaattgttgttttgggactgggtgtcatgtgtatgtgaattgtatgtttgtaaacgcacccaccatAGTATTTGAATTCTAGTTCATGTATGATGCATTGCCCATGACTGCCCCATTGAAGACGAAAGGGGTGCGAGCATTATATGGTCACAAATTCTTTGGTTTAACAAACTAAACTTAGAGTATCATCATATTTTAGTTTTCTGTACACAAAACCACGGATACTTACAATTGGGGAACATCGTATGGTTTGGTACCACAGCGGCTTTGGCCTGGGAACTGCCGACAGATCCTGGGGCTTTTGACATGTTTAAGGACCTTAAGGCCTATCAGGGTCAAAGAAGATACGATATCCTGTACTATGTCGATGAAGATGGAAGGGTTGTTGATAAGGTTGAGTataaaaggtaattttattttaaaactagctgTGGGTTTGGCCCGCGACTTCTGGCAGCATTTGGGATTTTGAATTATTCTATAAAATCTGTATGAAAAATCAGAATCGATTCAGTAGGTATTCAAGTTTTCTATATCATGAGATCAAAACAGACGTAGCTACTACATCCGTTCACACAAATACTCGTAATTGTCGTTCGATGAGGAGGACTAGTGGGAGGCATTTGCTCAGCAATAGACGTCTTCCGGCGGTCTTCTGGATGGTGAACCAACGCACCACCACCCTCACCCTCACCTCACACCCATAATTGTACCTGTACCCGCACCCGCACCCGCACCTGCACCTgcacccgcacccgcacccgcacccGCAATTCATGTGATTTAAGACATCTCTTTCATTCATTTGTAGTgccaaaatataaagaaaactcCACTGAACGGTACGGCTCCACAAAACAGTATCATAGTCacaataaattagatttaattaGAAAGAACTATTACTAATCCAAAATCTATTTGTATCCAAAGGAAAATCTTAATAAACCCAGCTCTAGCCAAAAGGAGCGTCGATGCAGCCGAAAGAAATAAGAGAAACATCACAAAGTTCAATATAAAGGAAATGCATGACttgcagaaaaataaaatgctctTCGAAAATTTAGATGCAACAAGAATTGAGCACCATAGGACCGAGAGACAGAAAATTTATGCAAAACTGGAAAAGTTTTTGCAAACGTAAGTAGCATTCGTAAATGTACGGCGGGATTTATTTGCTAcgaaactttttaatatttttaactatctTCCTTCATTTTATGGGGAAATCCGTAATGTGATAATATacaaattgtgtttgtttatctGAAAAGTTTTATGGTGACATGGTTGTCTCTATATCTTGTGTTACATACTGTTTGtagtattgtaatattaaaataaaacttcccCGTCTTCTATCTTCTTCAGcacctcaatttttttttaaatcatgtaaTATCTCTATGACCTTTTCCTAAgtatgaaaaatactatgctgatatttgcatcaaaatcggtttcgCCAAACGCGAATTGTGcacaaacataaaaacaggaccaacagagaacctcctttttttgaagtcagttaataacggctttttgaaaatataagattgtaaaaatatactataagtTTTCCTATTAAGTGTATTTATAAGAATTTTTGGGATtacaaacagatttttttgaGCATTGGcccacctcctattacatgggacttataatacagatggttaaaagtgggtgtacattgcaaaATGGCGTTACGTgcccgtaatgtgcacct contains:
- the LOC126912945 gene encoding uncharacterized protein LOC126912945, coding for MNSLLLIILCSLLRTVITVDLMAYKNDTIDEYHENNGKSKVLSRRKRFLIFPDGSSFQLVFLYQTPVLIPIGDIFLFAETAGLAWLLPTDPTIFHTLKEYERPLRRSDVVKTINYLDEDGRLIAKVPYKRKLIITPVLGKRSIDDHLVSPIKEKPKINRKMMHRNHFKTGHLKIHSLDKNSKEFHRKNRLELYQKFEKLLITMGRDGRQCVLYKLCEAAQRAPRQGTFLQEFLRAVFTLPKGTEFNKEEHREYDKAHVANVDCVARYPGCEEVHESNLK
- the LOC118274030 gene encoding uncharacterized protein LOC118274030 is translated as MKPFVLLLLINLISFEIKANVTSSEELLYKDVHLDQPTKLLSRRKRFLIFPDGSSFQIVFCTQNHGYLQLGNIVWFGTTAALAWELPTDPGAFDMFKDLKAYQGQRRYDILYYVDEDGRVVDKVEYKRKILINPALAKRSVDAAERNKRNITKFNIKEMHDLQKNKMLFENLDATRIEHHRTERQKIYAKLEKFLQTLGWDGKECILKMLCVTGKRKSKQASFVGEILRAVFTLPKVLDTMSEVHKHYHYAPGSNGDCSELYPKCEAISME